In the Acropora muricata isolate sample 2 chromosome 10, ASM3666990v1, whole genome shotgun sequence genome, one interval contains:
- the LOC136931797 gene encoding uncharacterized protein → MQLVEWIDKGEMDEERIKKSIDVFNVAGEMLAKMMAKFNYRAVYESLAEKCREMGDQQRLAECLTSLGIKEIFNCICTTGLCDKAIERARRCLDEAHDIQTDRQVNKGNSRAQCLAKLGRCLVRSRDTERGKAMIEDAIRIRKATIETRDHHEKEGGENVCHVMLGATYNDMAVALSFENHHREAVNIRKNQVMQIYTERLGDHPFTATILNNLSNNHRDLGEFEAAEQYAEQALRIRRELLADHRDTTKSLFDLGVALKANKKFKEAKDLLEQCKTMQEKVVNDSTFEEKTEKELRDVNRLLDECSSQRAKISEP, encoded by the exons ATGCAACTGGTTGAATGGATCGACAAGGGTGAAATGGATGAAGAGCGAATTAAGAAAAGTATCGACGTCTTTAATGTCGCAGGAGAGATGCTGGCAAAGATGATGGCAAAATTCAATTATAGAGCCGTTTACGAATCTTTGGCTGAGAAGTGCAGAGAAATGGGAGACCAGCAGAGACTGGCTGAATGTCTGACTTCCCTTGGAATCAAGGAAATCTTCAACTGCATATGCACAACCGGTCTTTGCGACAAAGCTATTGAGCGAGCTCGGCGCTGTTTGGATGAAGCTCACGACATCCAGACTGACCGTCAAGTCAACAAGGGTAACAGCCGTGCCCAGTGCCTCGCCAAGCTTGGCCGCTGTCTAGTGAGAAGTCGTGACACAGAGCGAGGGAAGGCCATGATTGAGGACGCAATACGTATCAGAAAGGCCACAATCGAAACACGCGATCATCATGAAAAGGAAGGCGGCGAGAATGTCTGTCATGTCATGCTGGGTGCAACATATAACGACATGGCAG TTGCTCTTTCGTTTGAAAACCATCATCGAGAGGCAGTGAACATCAGGAAAAATCAAGTGATGCAGATTTACACAGAAAGATTGGGTGACCACCCTTTCACTGCCACCATCCTCAACAATTTGTCCAATAATCATCGCGACCTGGGAGAATTTGAGGCCGCTGAGCAGTACGCTGAACAAGCTCTTCGTATTCGGCGCGAGTTATTGGCGGACCACAGAGACACCACCAAATCCTTGTTTGATCTTGGAGTGGCACTAAAAGCGAACAAAAAGTTCAAAGAAGCAAAAGATTTGCTAGAACAATGTAAGACTATGCAGGAGAAAGTGGTGAATGACAGTACCTTCGAggaaaa GACGGAAAAAGAGCTAAGAGATGTTAACAGACTACTTGACGAATGCAGCAGTCAGAGGGCCAAGATCAGTGAACCATGA